In one window of Anthonomus grandis grandis chromosome 11, icAntGran1.3, whole genome shotgun sequence DNA:
- the LOC126742280 gene encoding uncharacterized protein LOC126742280 isoform X1 encodes MHSIFQFCVVPFKCRPKKAAFWDDIAFCIVFFWKVWTKFLTTHPKPIFGIYPRENRYYWIKLIIMYFLLAIKRLHVRLVMPNLKEYYKNLDKAQKLSPTPKAVDAVFFNAANKNGDYFTIGFARRPDRIVDGFIYLKLASTEYGLLESLRLPSTTLFNSGEEESFEAEGIKITTLEPMKKWRIYYKGNLRPHGNFSQHLDVTIDAIFHTDEPCYNFLIDLDPWSMAKNFAYETWSIAYFKNVSKLHQLHYQQFGTIDMNITINKKEFKCNLDAVRDHTIAKHRDWGIFRRYALHWITTENGDHFSLLSLCQSVAFSRLQLGFMWKASERKLYPIRNSSLELYQYGELGTPPKDYGLTFTAGSNMYDMKVTVLDSPFFYISKAWESKIFECHCAVEINGIKGHGGVEWQYKNLQGKNAPVD; translated from the exons ATGCAcagcatttttcaattttgtgtTGTTCCGTTTAAGTGTCGTCCCAAAAAAGCGGCATTTTGGGACGACATTGCTTTTTGCATCGTATTTTTCTGGAAAGTATGGACGAAATTTTTAACTACCCATCCAAAACCAATTTTTGGTATATATCCGAGAGAAAATCGTTACTACTGGATTAAACTGATAATCATGTATTTTCTCTTGGCTATAAAAAGA TTGCACGTTAGACTCGTCATGCCAAACCTCAAAGAGTATTACAAGAACCTAGACAAAGCTCAAAAACTCTCACCCACTCCAAAA gCAGTAGATGCGGTATTTTTTAACGCAGCCAATAAAAATGGTGACTATTTTACTATAGGATTCGCGAGAAGACCGGACAGAATAGTGGATGgattcatatatttaaaattagccTCGACAGAGTATGGTCTATTGGAATCCTTAAGGTTGCCTAGTACGACCTTATTTAATAGCGGTGAGGAGGAGAGTTTTGAGGCAGAAg GAATCAAAATTACCACCCTGGAACCTATGAAAAAATGGAGAATTTATTACAAGGGCAATTTGAGGCCTCACGGTAATTTTTCTCAACACCTCGACGTCACTATAGACGCAATATTCCATACGGACGAACCGTGTTACAATTTTCTGATTGATTTGGATCCGTGGAGTATGGCCAAGAATTTCGCTTATGAAACGTGGAGTATTGCCTACTTTAAGAATGTCTCGAA GCTGCATCAGTTGCACTATCAACAATTCGGTACCATAGACATGAATATCACCATAAACAAAAAAGAGTTTAAATGCAATTTAGATGCGGTCAGAGACCACACCATAGCGAAACACAGAGATTGGGGCATTTTCCGACGTTACGCCCTTCACTGGATCACCACCGAAAACGGAGATCATTTCTCCCTATTGTCTTTGTGTCAGAGTGTTGCATTCTCAAG gCTCCAACTGGGATTTATGTGGAAAGCCTCAGAAAGAAAACTTTATCCTATAAGAAATTCTAGTTTGGAACTTTATCAATATGGGGAGCTGGGGACTCCACCTAAGGACTACGGTTTAACTTTTACAGCAG GGTCTAACATGTATGATATGAAAGTGACGGTCCTGGATTCTCCCTTTTTTTACATCAGTAAAGCGTGGGAAAGTAAAATATTTGAGTGCCATTGCGCCGTTGAAATAAACGGGATTAAAGGTCATGGAGGTGTCGAGTGGCAGTATAAAAATCTCCAGGGAAAAAATGCACCAGTtgattaa
- the LOC126742280 gene encoding uncharacterized protein LOC126742280 isoform X2, producing the protein MVHLIVLVCAFLFSTLILILARILDQNPLPIFGIYQRRSGVYWFKCWFLYVFFIVRKLHVRLVMPNLKEYYKNLDKAQKLSPTPKAVDAVFFNAANKNGDYFTIGFARRPDRIVDGFIYLKLASTEYGLLESLRLPSTTLFNSGEEESFEAEGIKITTLEPMKKWRIYYKGNLRPHGNFSQHLDVTIDAIFHTDEPCYNFLIDLDPWSMAKNFAYETWSIAYFKNVSKLHQLHYQQFGTIDMNITINKKEFKCNLDAVRDHTIAKHRDWGIFRRYALHWITTENGDHFSLLSLCQSVAFSRLQLGFMWKASERKLYPIRNSSLELYQYGELGTPPKDYGLTFTAGSNMYDMKVTVLDSPFFYISKAWESKIFECHCAVEINGIKGHGGVEWQYKNLQGKNAPVD; encoded by the exons ATGGTGCACTTAATAGTTTTAGTGTGCGCCTTTTTATTCTCCACTTTGATCCTTATCCTGGCAAGGATCCTGGATCAAAACCCTTTGCCAATATTTGGAATATACCAGAGGCGGAGCGGAGTGTATTGGTTCAAATGTTggtttttgtatgttttttttatagttaggAAG TTGCACGTTAGACTCGTCATGCCAAACCTCAAAGAGTATTACAAGAACCTAGACAAAGCTCAAAAACTCTCACCCACTCCAAAA gCAGTAGATGCGGTATTTTTTAACGCAGCCAATAAAAATGGTGACTATTTTACTATAGGATTCGCGAGAAGACCGGACAGAATAGTGGATGgattcatatatttaaaattagccTCGACAGAGTATGGTCTATTGGAATCCTTAAGGTTGCCTAGTACGACCTTATTTAATAGCGGTGAGGAGGAGAGTTTTGAGGCAGAAg GAATCAAAATTACCACCCTGGAACCTATGAAAAAATGGAGAATTTATTACAAGGGCAATTTGAGGCCTCACGGTAATTTTTCTCAACACCTCGACGTCACTATAGACGCAATATTCCATACGGACGAACCGTGTTACAATTTTCTGATTGATTTGGATCCGTGGAGTATGGCCAAGAATTTCGCTTATGAAACGTGGAGTATTGCCTACTTTAAGAATGTCTCGAA GCTGCATCAGTTGCACTATCAACAATTCGGTACCATAGACATGAATATCACCATAAACAAAAAAGAGTTTAAATGCAATTTAGATGCGGTCAGAGACCACACCATAGCGAAACACAGAGATTGGGGCATTTTCCGACGTTACGCCCTTCACTGGATCACCACCGAAAACGGAGATCATTTCTCCCTATTGTCTTTGTGTCAGAGTGTTGCATTCTCAAG gCTCCAACTGGGATTTATGTGGAAAGCCTCAGAAAGAAAACTTTATCCTATAAGAAATTCTAGTTTGGAACTTTATCAATATGGGGAGCTGGGGACTCCACCTAAGGACTACGGTTTAACTTTTACAGCAG GGTCTAACATGTATGATATGAAAGTGACGGTCCTGGATTCTCCCTTTTTTTACATCAGTAAAGCGTGGGAAAGTAAAATATTTGAGTGCCATTGCGCCGTTGAAATAAACGGGATTAAAGGTCATGGAGGTGTCGAGTGGCAGTATAAAAATCTCCAGGGAAAAAATGCACCAGTtgattaa
- the LOC126742330 gene encoding peroxisomal acyl-coenzyme A oxidase 3-like, which yields MSTINENDRLDFVEELPPGPLDNYRKQASFHWKKMKEFFEDPDLLKIKMHVWNTLERDPAFQRSKKVPDTEEMKRITAIRLYKYCQYSFLHPDTAKLPYKRKTRCMMTVNEALAVAFPDVSVKHAVGVSLFKNTLTTLGTERHQQFIDAAWNNKVLACLALTEISHGSNTKQMRTTATYDPTTREFIINTPDFESAKCWVGNLGKTCTLALLFAQLYTKGQCHGLHAFVVPIRDPKTLIPYSGLVIGDMGEKIGLHGIDNGFIMFKDYRIPRENLLNRTADVGPEGDYESSFSDPGKILGAALENLSTGRVGIMQESSNNIICAVTIALRYAALRKQFGPNGDGGNTKNEWTLIEYQLHRWRLFPYMAAAAVLRTFVLSFTESYLSAVELSTTSKEIQDLNDMVSEVHAIVSSAKPIVTWTCRDTVQECREACGGHGFLKSARLGDLRATIDPCVTYEGDNNVMLQQTSNWLLRQWQSVRQTGNLTTPLGSCLFLKKYREIENCRLSTTCPKELLDLSFISEAYEWLIVYLLKETEQKQATKEKLTNKFVARVESQVYGAAILSRVYIEYLALQAFWTKMQMADSSLKTVLRHLGALYGLWSLDKNLVYFYQGGYTNDPKFSSMVKDNILHLCDVLKPEFMGIVDGMAPPDYIVNSVLGRSDGKLYENIQSEIFHHPGSLSRPDWWHEIIIKDAPDFTKRRSKL from the exons aTGTCTACCATAAACGAAAACGACAGGCTGGATTTCGTGGAAGAGTTACCACCAGGACCGCTAGACAATTACCGGAAGCAGGCGTCATTCCATTGGAAGAAAATGAAAGAGTTCTTTGAAGATCCGGACCTACTTAAAATAAAG ATGCATGTGTGGAATACCCTGGAACGAGACCCGGCATTCCAAAGGTCAAAAAAAGTGCCAGATACCGAAGAGATGAAACGTATAACCGCCATTCGACTGTACAAGTATTGCCAATACAGCTTTTTACATCCAGACACCGCTAAATTGCCATACAAAAGAAAG accaGATGTATGATGACCGTGAACGAGGCATTGGCCGTGGCCTTTCCGGATGTTTCAGTAAAGCACGCTGTTGGAGTGagtctttttaaaaacacaCTGACAACGTTAGGAACAGAGAGGCATCAGCAGTTTATAGATGCAGCATGgaacaataaa gtattagcatGTTTGGCTTTAACAGAAATTTCCCACGGGAGTAATACGAAGCAGATGAGAACAACTGCCACTTACGATCCGACTACTCGGGAGTTTATCATTAATACTCCCGATTTTGAATCTGCTAAATGTTGGGTCGGAAATTTAG gtaaaacgTGTACTTTAGCTTTATTGTTCGCACAACTTTACACCAAAGGCCAATGCCATGGACTGCACGCTTTTGTCGTTCCAATAAGAGATCCCAAAACCCTTATTCCTTACTCAGGTTTAGTTATAGGCGATATGGGGGAAAAAATTGGGTTACATGGAATCGATAATGG GTTTATAATGTTTAAAGACTACCGAATACCTAGAGAGAATCTCTTAAACAGAACCGCTGACGTGGGCCCCGAAGGGGATTACGAGAGCAGCTTTTCAGATCCAGGGAAAATATTGGGGGCAGCCCTGGAAAACTTATCCACCGGTAGGGTGGGCATCATGCAAGAAAGTTCCAATAATATCATCTGCGCCGTGACGATAGCTTTAAGGTATGCCGCGCTCAGGAAGCAATTTGGCCCGAACGGAGATGGAGGCAACACCAAGAACGAGTGGACCCTAATAGAGTATCAGTTGCAT AGGTGGCGGTTGTTTCCGTATATGGCGGCGGCGGCGGTACTCAGAACGTTCGTTCTTAGTTTTACCGAGTCGTATCTGTCGGCGGTTGAATTATCTACGACTTCCAAGGAGATACAAGATTTG AATGACATGGTATCGGAGGTGCACGCAATAGTATCGAGTGCCAAGCCAATAGTCACGTGGACATGTCGGGATACCGTGCAAGAATGTCGAGAGGCTTGTGGAGGGCatggatttttaaaatctgcCCGTCTAGGAGATTTAAG GGCCACCATAGACCCTTGCGTGACGTACGAGGGTGATAACAACGTCATGCTCCAGCAGACGAGCAATTGGTTGCTACGCCAATGGCAGTCGGTACGCCAAACCGGTAACTTAACTACTCCACTGGGCAGCTGTCTGTTCCTGAAGAAGTATCGAGAAATTGAAAATTGTCGACTTAGTACTACCTGTCCGAAAGAGTTATTAGACTTAAGTT ttatatCAGAAGCTTACGAATGGCTGATCGTGTACCTCCTGAAAGAAACCGAGCAAAAACAAGcgactaaagaaaaattaacaaataaatttgtgGCCAGAGTGGAATCCCAAGTGTATGGTGCGGCAATATTGTCCAGAGTTTACATAGAATATTTGGCGTTACAAGCGTTCTGGACAAAAATGCAAATGGCTGATTCCAGTTTGAAAACTGTCCTGAGACACTTGGGTGCCTTGTACGGCTTATGGAGCTTagataaaaatttagtttactTCTATCAG GGTGGTTATACCAACGATCCAAAGTTCTCTTCCATGGTCAAAGATAACATTTTGCATCTATGTGACGTGCTGAAACCGGAATTCATGGGAATCGTTGATGGAATGGCCCCTCCAGATTATATTGTGAATTCCGTTCTTGGACGTTCAGATGGAAAA TTGTATGAAAACATCCAGTCAGAAATTTTCCATCATCCAGGTTCCTTATCCCGGCCAGATTGGTGGCATGAGATTATCATTAAAGACGCTCCAGATTTCACAAAGCGTCGTAgcaaattgtaa